The Candidatus Hydrogenisulfobacillus filiaventi sequence GCGCCCAGGCGGTAAGGGCCGGCAGGTCCTGCAGCCGGTGACGGAGCGACGGCAGGTGAATCTCCACCGCCGCCAGCCGGTCATAAAGGTCCTGCCGCAAGGTTCCGGCCCGGGCCCCGCCGGGCGCAGCAGTGGTGGCCATCAGCCGCACCGTGATCGCCTCCGCCGCCCCGCCTGTCCGCCACACCTGCGAGCGGGCCAGGGCCGCGGCCAACAGACCCTGAATGCGGGGAGCCGCCTCCTCCACCTGCTTCAGCAGCACGCTGCCCCCGGCGGGACGCACCAGCAGACCCTGGCCGGGCCCATCGCCCAGGAGGGCTGAATGCGCCTCGGTTTCGGAGAGAGAGGCGGGCAGCACGGTGAAGGGGGCTGCGGCCCGGGGCCCGGCGGCATGGATGAGGGCGGCCAGGGTTTCCTTGCCTGTCCCCGGTTCGCCGGCCAGCAGCACGGGGGCGTCGCCTGCGGCCGCCTGACGGGCCAGGTGCACTGCCTCCTGATAGGCGGCGTCCTCCCCTACCACCAGGTCCTCCCAGCTACGCGGGCGCAGCAGGTCCAGGTCGGGCCAGAACCGCGCCTCCGCTGGCGCTGCCGCCCGTTCCCGGGCGGGCTCCGGCTGGCCGCCCGCCGCCAGCTGCCGGCTTAAGGTCAGCACCTCGGTGATGTCGCGCGAGATTTCCATCGCCCCGGCTAGCGTACCCCCGTCAAAGATCGGATAGGTGGAGTTGACAGTGGTGATGGTGCGGCCCTTATAGTTCGTAAAGCTCTGCCGTTGGTTGAGGAAGGCGCGCCGGGTGCGCAGCACCTTGAGGAGGGTGGAGGTCTCCTCGGTCAGCGAGGGGTACACCTCCAGCACATGGCGGCCGATGACCTCGGACGCCAGCAGCCCCTCCCGCTCCGCCGCCACCCGGTTGAACAGCACCGTGCGGCCATGGCGGTCGATTACATGCACCCCTTCGCTGGTGTTGTCGAGCAGGGTCTCCAGCACCCGCCGGTTG is a genomic window containing:
- a CDS encoding putative Fis family transcriptional regulator (Evidence 3 : Putative function from multiple computational evidences), which produces MAISNRRVLETLLDNTSEGVHVIDRHGRTVLFNRVAAEREGLLASEVIGRHVLEVYPSLTEETSTLLKVLRTRRAFLNQRQSFTNYKGRTITTVNSTYPIFDGGTLAGAMEISRDITEVLTLSRQLAAGGQPEPARERAAAPAEARFWPDLDLLRPRSWEDLVVGEDAAYQEAVHLARQAAAGDAPVLLAGEPGTGKETLAALIHAAGPRAAAPFTVLPASLSETEAHSALLGDGPGQGLLVRPAGGSVLLKQVEEAAPRIQGLLAAALARSQVWRTGGAAEAITVRLMATTAAPGGARAGTLRQDLYDRLAAVEIHLPSLRHRLQDLPALTAWALGRWSRHYGRTLSLSPAALDRMAAYAWPGNLRELFRVLAQAVATSLGGRVEEGDLPTWLGRVPRADGGEWNLRRRLRQHELELISQALARTGGNISEAARLLGVPRQTLQYRLRQGH